The sequence ATCGCGTGAGATTGCGGGGTTTTCGATGCGATCTGCCAGCATGATCATCCCGGCGCAGGAACCATAGGCAGGCATTCCGCCGGCGATGCGTTCCTTGATGGGCTCCGCTAACCCGTAATTGCGCGAAAGCCTGTCGATCACCGACGATTCGCCCCCGGGAATCACCAGCGCGTCGACCTGCGCCAGTTCCTGGATCGTGCGCACCATCTGCGCTGGTTCGCCGAGCCGCTCCAAGGAGGCCAGATGTTCGCGGAAATCCCCTTGTAGAGCGAGGACGCCTATGTTCGGCATGGTTCTAACCTTCATGGTGTTCGGTGGTTGGCTGCACGGAAAGGCGCCGAAATAACGTTAAACCCACGGAGCCCATGCGCCGGTTTTGTGTCCCGGTGTGTCGCGGATTCTTCGAAGCCTCCTGCCCGCCGGCGATCATTCTTGGTAGGTTCAGGACATGATCTCCGATATTTCTTCTCTCGAACTTGCCGGTGGCGTGAGCATGCCTTCGATCGGATTGGGGACCTGGCCCATGCGCGGACAGGAAGCGGCTGATGCAGTGCTCTCTGCACTGGAAATCGGCTACCGCCGTATCGATACAGCCGAGAACTATCGCAATGAAGATGCCGTAGGCCAGGCGTTGGCCAGCAGTGGACTGGATCGGGATGAATATTTCGTCACCACCAAGTTCAATAAGCAGTGGCATTCGGCAAAAGGCGTGCGCCAGGCGTTGGAGAACTCCTTGGCACGCTTGGGCCTGGAGCATTTGGACTTGTTCTTGATCCACTGGCCCAACCCCGAGCAGGGCACCTACGTTGAAGCCTTCACGGAGCTGGGCAAGCTTGTGGAAGAGGGCAAGATCCGAGCCGCCGGCGTTTCGAATTTCAAGCCCTACCAGCTGCAAAACGTCTTGGATGCCGGTCTCGTGCCAGCGCTAAACCAGATCCAGATTGACCCCGAGCGGCAGTGCATCCAATGGCAGGGATTCAACACCGAGCATGGTGTGCGCACCGAAGCGTACTCCCCCTTGGGCCGGAAGCAATCGGACTTCCTTTCACATCCAACCCTTGCCCGTATCGCCCAGGCGCATGGAAAGAGCAGCGCCCAGATCACCCTGCGCTGGCATGTCCAATCCGGCCGAGCGGCAGCACCCAAATCAGCCGACCCGCAACGGCAGGCCGAGAACTTGGATGTTTTTAATTTCCAGCTGACCCACGAGGAAATGGCAGCCATCAATGCCATGGATACTGGTGCTGGCCCGTTCACTGATTCTGACGAGTTCGGACACTAGGCCTCATCTAATGCCGGCATACTCAATGGCAAGGAGAACCAGGTCATGCTTCATGGCTACCAGCGTCCGGAAATCGAATGGGCAGATTACTTTGACGAGCACGGCACGCTGATCCCCTACGGACAGCGCTGGGATGGGCTACCTCAGGCGGAGAGTTATTCGGTTACCTAGCACCCGCAACGCTTTGCCCCGGTGAAGCTGGTTGCCCAGGCGTTGCTGGATTGGATGCAAGGGAATTTTGAGGTGCGCTGCTTTGAAGATCCCGAGCTTGCCAGGCAACTGCACGTTGATCCAGGCGAGGTGGTGAGCTCTGTTCGGATCATTCCGGCAGATTCACGTTGTGCTCCTGCAGGCATAGTCATCACCACTTTTCCCGGGGTTCTTTTGGAGCTCGGGGCGCTGTACCAAGCGGTATTTCCCAATTGCGGTTGCGACGGATGCGACGATGATGTCCCCGAAATCCTTGATGAACTAGAGACCCTGGTGGGGTCCGCCGTCTGCGGCGCTTTTGTCGAGATCCTGCAGAACGGCACGGGCCGACTTGT comes from Glutamicibacter arilaitensis Re117 and encodes:
- a CDS encoding aldo/keto reductase — protein: MISDISSLELAGGVSMPSIGLGTWPMRGQEAADAVLSALEIGYRRIDTAENYRNEDAVGQALASSGLDRDEYFVTTKFNKQWHSAKGVRQALENSLARLGLEHLDLFLIHWPNPEQGTYVEAFTELGKLVEEGKIRAAGVSNFKPYQLQNVLDAGLVPALNQIQIDPERQCIQWQGFNTEHGVRTEAYSPLGRKQSDFLSHPTLARIAQAHGKSSAQITLRWHVQSGRAAAPKSADPQRQAENLDVFNFQLTHEEMAAINAMDTGAGPFTDSDEFGH